The following proteins come from a genomic window of Acidobacteriota bacterium:
- a CDS encoding YCF48-related protein, translating into MNSFTLKVESLLFATVTSVLLISCFLHCMDENKWEKIGGPFFGVNLVKIPKGFSGIIYVTTEDGIIQYQEKEKKFQYLMKEKGKIRALDIDPTNPKRMLAASYNPKGPQSTLYQTFDGGQTWSKIDYFPNRELSPFQRLLLKEEPGIYDIAFDPNNSKRIFLGTVLGLFESRDNGKAWFRTNAKIDYDVYYIVLDQNRPDIIFVVTSKGILFSEDSGNKWRKILLDHSGKFCQISPYDSSIYIETLDGYLYVSLDNGKTWGKKTLPDADAIRMNCLIVNPIKPSTLIIGGLNTKIMISKDRGDNWLSFNDGMEIGKVISVLYIDPNNPRRLIVGTDGRRGGIRIGKEETFEGYLYSRWLN; encoded by the coding sequence ATGAATAGTTTTACCTTGAAGGTTGAATCTTTACTTTTTGCAACCGTTACATCTGTACTACTGATTTCATGTTTCCTACACTGCATGGATGAAAATAAATGGGAGAAAATAGGAGGGCCATTTTTTGGTGTTAATTTGGTAAAAATTCCAAAAGGCTTTAGCGGCATCATTTACGTTACCACTGAAGATGGAATAATTCAGTATCAGGAAAAAGAAAAGAAATTTCAATATTTAATGAAAGAGAAAGGAAAGATACGTGCTTTGGATATTGATCCAACTAACCCTAAAAGAATGCTGGCAGCGTCTTACAATCCAAAGGGACCGCAAAGTACACTCTATCAAACTTTCGATGGTGGACAAACATGGAGCAAAATAGACTATTTTCCCAATCGCGAGTTATCACCCTTTCAACGACTCCTCCTAAAAGAGGAACCGGGCATTTATGATATTGCATTTGATCCAAACAATTCGAAGAGAATTTTTCTCGGTACAGTTCTCGGTTTGTTTGAATCCAGAGATAATGGCAAGGCTTGGTTCAGAACAAATGCCAAAATCGATTATGATGTCTATTATATCGTATTAGATCAAAATCGTCCTGATATAATCTTTGTAGTAACTTCTAAAGGTATTTTGTTTTCTGAAGATTCAGGGAATAAATGGCGGAAAATTCTGTTAGATCATTCTGGAAAGTTTTGTCAAATTAGCCCGTACGATAGCTCTATTTATATTGAGACACTTGATGGCTATCTTTATGTATCTTTAGACAACGGTAAAACATGGGGGAAAAAAACTTTGCCTGATGCCGATGCGATTCGGATGAACTGTCTGATAGTTAATCCAATCAAGCCAAGCACCCTAATTATTGGTGGGTTAAATACCAAAATTATGATTTCTAAGGATCGAGGAGATAATTGGTTGAGCTTTAACGATGGAATGGAAATTGGAAAAGTTATTTCGGTTCTTTATATTGACCCAAACAACCCCCGTAGATTAATTGTTGGAACGGATGGCCGACGAGGTGGAATTCGCATTGGGAAAGAAGAAACTTTTGAGGGGTACCTCTATTCCCGCTGGCTCAATTAA
- a CDS encoding NHL repeat-containing protein gives MKILLCLLIILLINSCSNKSKESLPHVVTNTKKGLWEKDSRKKVELNQIWAIGGLKETDQSKIFFEPKALALDSLKNIYVLDSGNNRIQKINPNGQVILSLGRKGEGPGEFMKPSDIFIDDNDKIYVADTGNARIQILSLTGEFILSFKVRKNVSSIVVDKEGNIFASVTKPDTALIYKYTQTGELLTSFGQIKKYENFLLQNALNKNVITIDSEQYIYVTYFYRNLVQKYDTQGTLLLEFSRKRPYSAKYTWRWEWEEEESGTGHGGFFAESFETLDIFAYDGIIYILLGNNYLLEDAKSSTIERYTNDGIYLDSFDVPGIFWSFLLDEESLYILDFARTMDLCKYSISLKK, from the coding sequence GTGAAAATTCTTCTATGCTTATTGATTATCTTGCTAATAAACAGTTGCAGCAATAAATCAAAAGAATCACTTCCTCACGTAGTTACAAATACAAAAAAAGGTTTATGGGAAAAAGACTCGAGAAAGAAAGTCGAATTAAATCAAATCTGGGCAATTGGCGGCCTAAAGGAAACGGATCAATCAAAGATTTTCTTCGAACCAAAAGCTTTAGCATTGGATAGCTTAAAAAATATTTATGTGCTCGATTCTGGTAATAATAGAATTCAGAAAATTAATCCAAATGGTCAAGTTATTTTGAGCCTTGGTAGGAAAGGGGAAGGTCCAGGGGAATTTATGAAACCATCTGATATTTTTATTGATGATAATGATAAAATCTATGTAGCAGATACTGGTAATGCACGCATTCAAATTCTATCCCTCACTGGTGAGTTCATTTTAAGTTTTAAAGTAAGGAAGAATGTATCCAGTATTGTGGTAGATAAAGAGGGTAATATTTTTGCGTCAGTGACTAAGCCTGATACTGCTTTGATTTATAAATATACGCAGACCGGTGAATTGCTGACTTCGTTTGGCCAAATAAAAAAGTATGAAAATTTTCTATTGCAAAACGCTTTGAATAAGAATGTGATAACAATTGATTCAGAACAATACATTTACGTTACCTATTTTTATAGAAACTTGGTGCAAAAATATGATACGCAGGGTACTTTATTATTGGAATTTAGCCGAAAGAGGCCATACAGTGCCAAATATACTTGGAGGTGGGAGTGGGAGGAAGAAGAGAGCGGAACGGGGCATGGAGGATTTTTTGCCGAAAGCTTTGAAACTTTAGACATTTTCGCATATGATGGAATAATATACATATTATTGGGCAATAATTATTTACTGGAGGATGCAAAAAGTAGTACAATTGAAAGGTACACCAATGATGGCATCTATCTCGATAGTTTTGATGTACCAGGTATTTTTTGGAGCTTTTTATTAGATGAAGAATCCT